Within Aspergillus oryzae RIB40 DNA, chromosome 2, the genomic segment GTATAATCTGGTCACCTAAATGATAGTCTATTCCAACACCCTCCAACCCGGTCTCCTTGCAATTCCTGTTAAAAATACTCGAGGGCTTCTGGTAGCAAAGCCGGAAGTCAGGGCAATCTATATGTCGCTAATCCAGCCGAGTGGATATGGTTGCTGGCTTGGCCAGCAGATTCGTGCACACGAACGACACCGGAAGACAGCAGCGAAGGCGGGTCTGGGGCCTCCATATAGTTTCTCGTGCCTTGGGACATGATATAGCGCGAGATGTTGCTTTTCGTGAGAAAAATTAAGAAACCAAGAGCGACGCTCCCTTTACTCCTCCATGGATTCGTCAtcaccctctcctccttgtTGCTCcgcgccttcttcttcttcaccaaaatcATCACTGAGCCagtcatcctcgtcgtcatccacatccatttcctcgtcatcatcatcctcaattTCCTTGCCTTCAGCCCgggccttggccttctctgccttcttcttttcgatattctccttctgctgcctCTTCcgctcttccttctccttctttctcttttcccagttcttgtccAGCTTTTTCATATCCTCCTCAGACTTATGGATATAGTCGTGCCACATGACCTTGCCATCACAGagaccctcctcaaccttgaTCAGCCGGAGCTTCAAGCGGGGACCCAATTCGACGAGCTTGACCGCGCGCTTCTCCACCTCTGGCGCGgccctcaacttcttctcagccttctccttctccccgGCTTTCATGCGTTGCAGCTCCCTCTTGTTCAGAACCCTCTTCGTTGTGCTCTCTGCGATCTCAACCTCATTATCGGTGTCTAATTCGGTTTCACTAGCGGAGGTATAACCCGCGGCCGACGGATCCAACAGATAATCGGCAGCATCTTCCAATTTTCCTAGATTGGGAACAGCAACGCCTCTCTTCTCCCTATTACGAATTTCCTTAGGATCCAGACGGCGAATGCGTTTTGAAACGCCTGTCTTCCTGGTAGTAATAGCGTAATGTCGCAAATTCAAGACATAAGAGTCGTCTTCTTGGCCATCGGATTTGAGTTCTCGGTTGAGGAGCATCACACGGCGGATAGAGGAGAGGGGGGTAGCTTGGGGGTTGATCGGCGGGAAAAGTGATTGGAAGATAGTGGTTGTGAGAGTCTCGAGGCGCTTGGGTACTTTGCCGTCCTCAGTTGCATTCGGTGagttgaagttgttcatcACCAGCAAGGGTGGCGTCTTGTGGTCCTGGCCACCGCCGCGTGGACGCTTTAATGCCTTCTCGACGTCTCGGCACAGAGAGTAGTTCTCGACTTTGAAGTGGAGCGTTGGGCCGCGCGGCGTAAGCGCCAAACGCATGTTAGTGTTGCCTGTAGCGGACTTGGAAAAAAGCATAAGATGCGTGACACCGAGAGGACCTGCCATGACGGTGTAATCCCTCAGTCTGTTTGATTTACGCTCCTAAAAGATATCACCGTTAGTTTCTTATCTAAAGGCGCATTGGGGTTTGTCTATGGCATACCTTCAGTCGCACAGCAGTGTCGGGCTCCATCATCAGACGAACATCCTTTACTAATTGACTGACACTCGAACCGACTTGAGAACCGCCAATACGGATAACCATGGACTTCGGAGTTTTGCTCATGGACGAGGCGCTGCCTTTGACGGCGGCGGCCGAGGCATTTTGGGCGCGGACATGAGTGCGTTTCTTCGTACGTGCCTTCGCCATTGTGAATCTGGCAAAGCAGGAAATATATGGTAGGTATGTGGTTCGAGGGAAATGTTATTCAACGTCTAATGAAAGAcggacttttttttcttggccgaAAAAGTAGATCGGCGGAAACCAGGCCGCGGAGCAACTCCGGACCAACTGTTTTACCGGGACCCACACTGATTTTTTGATATCGAACTAtcaggaaaaagaaactatTCAATCAGTCCACCGAGTACAAACTTTTGGTGTCATATATTGATTCAATATGCCGGCGATTAAGAAGCGCAAGATCGCCCGTGAGGCACCTCAACAAGAAGACCACAGCGATAGCGAGGCCCACAGCTCTGCCTCTGAGGATGCCGCCCCCAATACTACTgagcaagaacaagaaccatCTGAAGCGCCTAAGCAGGCTCCAAAGTCTTTTAAGGAACTAGGCCTCATTGAGCAATTATGCGAGGCTTGCGACTCTATGGGATACAAGGCTCCCACCGCGATTCAAGCGGAAGCCATTCCTCTCGCTCTTCAAGGCCGCGATTTGATCGGTTTGGCTGGTATAGCATCACCTTCATACTCCATCTTATTGTAGCACTTTACTAACACTCATGCTAGAAACCGGTAGCGGTAAAACCGCAGCCTTTGCACTGCCCATTCTCCAAGCCCTGATGGACAagccttcttcctttttcggTCTCGTCCTCGCGCCCACCCGTGAACTGGCGTACCAGATCTCCCAAGCCTTCGAGGGTCTAGGAAGTACAATCTCAGTAAGAAGCACAGTTCTGGTTGGAGGCATGGACATGGTATCTCAATCGATCGCACTCGGAAAGAAGGTAAACCGCCCAGCCCATCCCAAAAAAGGAATACGAGCAGAATCTAACAAAATCTCAAGCCTCACATTATTGTAGCCACCCCCGGACGTCTACTAGACCACCTCGAAAACACGAAAGGCTTCTCCCTCCGCAACCTCAAATACCTCGTCATGGACGAAGCCGACCGTCTCCTAGACATGGACTTCGGCCCCATCCTCGACAAGATCCTGAAAGTGCTCCCCCGCGAGCGCCGCACCTAcctcttctccgccaccATGAGCTCAAAGGTCGAGTCTCTGCAGCGTGCATCGCTTCAAAACCCGCTCCGTGTCGCTGTCTCCTCATCCAAGTTCCAAACCGTCTCCACCCTCCAACAATCCTACATCTTCATCCCCCACAAACACAAAGACCTGTACCTGGTCTATCTGCTCAACGAGTTTGTCGGCCAATCGTGCATCATCTTCTGTCGCACCGTGCATGAGACCCAGCGTCTCAGCTTCTTTTTGAGATTGCTTGGCTTTGGCGCCATCCCACTGCATGGTCAGCTTTCGCAGTCTGCTCGTTTGGGTGCACTCGGGAAGTTCCGTTCGAGGAGTAGAGATATCCTTGTTGCGACGGATGTCGCTGCTCGTGGTCTTGATATTCCCTCTGTTGATGTGGTTTTGAACTTTGATTTGCCTGGTGATTCGTAAGTTGCTCGTTCCTTTAGTTTATCTGGTGATGGTGTGAGGCTAACGGGGATCAGGAAAACCTTCATCCACAGAATCGGTCGTACAGCCCGTGCTGGTAAGTCGGGTGTAGCTATCAGCTTTGCTACACAATATGATGTCGAGGCATGGCTTCGCATAGAGGGCGCGTTAGGAAAGAAACTCCCTGAATACCCCGCTGAAAAGGACGAGGTGATGGTCCTGGCAGAGCGTGTATCCGAAGCGCAACGCAGTGCTATTCTGGAAATGAAGAACTacgacgagaagaagggaagtaGGGGCAAGAAGTTTGCCAAAGGAAAGCGCTCTCGAGAGGATATGGATCAGGAAGAGGGCTAGtaggagaaaagtaaaatatAGATTTCGCTTATTGCTAACGAATACCCAAATGAAGTTTACAAATGAAGTCCCAGCCCCTGTACTGAGTTTGTTATAAAGATTACTTGTTGTGGTGCCCGTAGACCTTTGTTTCGATTAGCTACTAGGTCTTACTAACTTCTAGTCAATTTAAAAAGTACTGTAAGGAATGGCTAAATCGAGTCAAATTTGCTCTGCATTGACATCAAAAGAAAACTCATCAGATCGTTCATAACAGTTCCCATTACCTCTATAATGCGACGACATTGCAGCAACGTCGTTGACCCTGCGATTTGTGATAGCTTAGCCATGATGACCCAAAGCTTCATCCATGCATGTGCAAAGTATCCTTGCAAGTTATCAGATAGCTTCCAATCATACGGTTTCAAGGAACCACTTATAGTTCGTTAGGGCATTAGTATTCCAAAACCTAAGATTGCAAGATCTCTTTGGCGGCGCCGGCATCACGGACAGCGTTGGCGACGCGAGTTGCGAGATCGTCAGCCTCGGAGCGGCTGGCAGCCTCAGCGTAGACACGTACCGCATCCTCCGTGCCACTTGCGCGGGCAAAGCTTCTTCCCTTGTTGTAGCGGGACTGGAGGGATTCGATCTTTAGCTGAAGGCCAGCAGGGGACTCGAGCTTACGCTCAGCATCATATGCTTTGAAGATTGAGCGGTCAGCAACCTCCACGCGGACCAGTCGGGAGGGGAGGTCAGTGTAGGTGCAAAGCCACTCCTTGGGGGTCCAGCCCTTGTGAGCAAGGATCGCTTCAACGAGGAGCATGTCGGAGATAGCATCGCCAACTGCTTGGTTGATCAGATCGGTGAGACCCTGGAGGCACTCAAGAGCACGTTGTTGAGCGGGGGACTGGGGCTCGGTGCTCTTGATAATCTTCAGGGCATTTTCAGAGAAAGTGATAGTGCCGTGACCGTTGGCTTCGAAGTAGACACCAACATCGTAACGCAGGGCAGCGTGGTGAAGGTGCTTCACGCCAGTGTTAGTGCAGACGGAGGGAAGCTTGAGCACTTTTTCAatgtactctgtactagCTCCATTGGCATACGCGGTCTGGATGATGCCGATCTTGAGATGCTGCGCAATGCCGGCATTCTTGGTAAGGTCGCCAATGAAGGCAGCGGCAAGAGTGGCAATACGGTCGCCATCAAGAAGACGGAAAACATTGCTCTCGTCGACGAAATAGTAGACAAGACGATCGGCATCGCCGTCCAAGGAGGCACAACGGTCAAGAGCAGCAGCCTTGGACGAGGGGGGAGCGCGCTGCTTGGTCTTGACATAGTCGGCACCGCACTAGTAAGTAGGTTAGTATTGGATACGATGGGACCAATAGAGGGATCGTACATCGAAGTTGAGGCTATCCGGATTGATCACATCGTCGTTGATAACTTTGATATCGATACCACCCTCCTCCGGGCCAGGAAGGTACTTAAGAAGCTCTCTCAGCTTAGGTCCGCCAACACCATTTGCGCAATCAACGGTCAAAGAGCCCTTAACCTTGAGGCCCCGCATAACTCCCTTGAAAGCCTTGGCGAGCTTCTCATAGTATCCTTGCTCTGTGGGTTCACCGTACTCATACTGCGTTCCCAGGGTGTTCTTGCAGCGGACAACATAATGAAGCTGGGGGGTGGTCATGAATTTCAGGTCAGAGAAGTTAACCTCGGTAGCGGTGAGCGCAGCGTTAAGAACACCGGCAAGACGAGAACCAGAGGCACGAGTATCCCGGGCAAAAACAACACGAGCCGGGTTTTCCATGCTGATATCAATCTCCTTGACGAGTTCTTCGTAAACATCTGCGATTTTGTCTAGCGGAGCATTGGCAAGCTTTGTCGCATAGGTTTCCCATTCAGCCTACCCAAGGGTTAGGTAAATATGCAACCATAGAACTAGACTTAGTATGGCGAAGCTTACCTCAAGCATTTCACCCTATTTTAGTATGTCAGTCAGCATCAGTTTCGTATAGGGTTATGTCTGGAGTGGCTGCCGCAACTCACCATGGGGTCAACCAACTTGACACCATTGTCCTCCGCAGGGTTGTGACTGGCAGTAATCATAACACCAATCCATTGTCCACTGAGCTTCTTGGAGCGAAGACCAGCGAGCAAGCCCACGGCAAAGACCACTGTGTTGAGGACGTCCCT encodes:
- a CDS encoding Brix domain-containing protein (RNA-binding protein required for 60S ribosomal subunit biogenesis), translating into MAKARTKKRTHVRAQNASAAAVKGSASSMSKTPKSMVIRIGGSQVGSSVSQLVKDVRLMMEPDTAVRLKERKSNRLRDYTVMAGPLGVTHLMLFSKSATGNTNMRLALTPRGPTLHFKVENYSLCRDVEKALKRPRGGGQDHKTPPLLVMNNFNSPNATEDGKVPKRLETLTTTIFQSLFPPINPQATPLSSIRRVMLLNRELKSDGQEDDSYVLNLRHYAITTRKTGVSKRIRRLDPKEIRNREKRGVAVPNLGKLEDAADYLLDPSAAGYTSASETELDTDNEVEIAESTTKRVLNKRELQRMKAGEKEKAEKKLRAAPEVEKRAVKLVELGPRLKLRLIKVEEGLCDGKVMWHDYIHKSEEDMKKLDKNWEKRKKEKEERKRQQKENIEKKKAEKAKARAEGKEIEDDDDEEMDVDDDEDDWLSDDFGEEEEGAEQQGGEGDDESMEE
- the rrp3 gene encoding RNA-dependent ATPase RRP3 (ATP-dependent RNA helicase), with protein sequence MPAIKKRKIAREAPQQEDHSDSEAHSSASEDAAPNTTEQEQEPSEAPKQAPKSFKELGLIEQLCEACDSMGYKAPTAIQAEAIPLALQGRDLIGLAETGSGKTAAFALPILQALMDKPSSFFGLVLAPTRELAYQISQAFEGLGSTISVRSTVLVGGMDMVSQSIALGKKPHIIVATPGRLLDHLENTKGFSLRNLKYLVMDEADRLLDMDFGPILDKILKVLPRERRTYLFSATMSSKVESLQRASLQNPLRVAVSSSKFQTVSTLQQSYIFIPHKHKDLYLVYLLNEFVGQSCIIFCRTVHETQRLSFFLRLLGFGAIPLHGQLSQSARLGALGKFRSRSRDILVATDVAARGLDIPSVDVVLNFDLPGDSKTFIHRIGRTARAGKSGVAISFATQYDVEAWLRIEGALGKKLPEYPAEKDEVMVLAERVSEAQRSAILEMKNYDEKKGSRGKKFAKGKRSREDMDQEEG
- the agm1 gene encoding phosphoacetylglucosamine mutase PCM1 (phosphoglucomutase/phosphomannomutase) — its product is MASPAIKKAITEAAAQYVKPEGKVFQYGTAGFRMKADVLNTVVFAVGLLAGLRSKKLSGQWIGVMITASHNPAEDNGVKLVDPMAEWETYATKLANAPLDKIADVYEELVKEIDISMENPARVVFARDTRASGSRLAGVLNAALTATEVNFSDLKFMTTPQLHYVVRCKNTLGTQYEYGEPTEQGYYEKLAKAFKGVMRGLKVKGSLTVDCANGVGGPKLRELLKYLPGPEEGGIDIKVINDDVINPDSLNFDCGADYVKTKQRAPPSSKAAALDRCASLDGDADRLVYYFVDESNVFRLLDGDRIATLAAAFIGDLTKNAGIAQHLKIGIIQTAYANGASTEYIEKVLKLPSVCTNTGVKHLHHAALRYDVGVYFEANGHGTITFSENALKIIKSTEPQSPAQQRALECLQGLTDLINQAVGDAISDMLLVEAILAHKGWTPKEWLCTYTDLPSRLVRVEVADRSIFKAYDAERKLESPAGLQLKIESLQSRYNKGRSFARASGTEDAVRVYAEAASRSEADDLATRVANAVRDAGAAKEILQS